The genomic DNA GCGAAGGCATCGAAAATGTCCGTCTGCCCGTTGTGCTTCCAGTATGCCATCCGGTTGTCATTGAAATACTGGATCGCATACAGATCGTCATATCCGATCAACAAGTGCCCTGACACGGTCTTTTCGTTTACCTTGCCCAGGTTGTCGGAGTAGGCGAGGACTGTCATCTGTTTTTCCATATCCGGAGACACATTCTCTGCCTTGCCGGACAGTTTGCCGTCGGACATGAATGCTTTTTTGGCAGCATAATATTCGTCTATGGCAACTGTCACATCCGGGGATTGTACGGCTGAAAGATAGAAATAGCCCCAGTCGATGCGAAGGTCGTCTCCCTTCTTGCCCAAAACTTCCTGGTCGACAGAGCCGGTCTTCAGATAGACATACCCGTCTTTTTCGATCTTTTCGAAGGTGACAGGCTGGTCTGTCGTGTTGACGGCCCATTGCGGAGTCGCTTCGAGGTATAACTGGACTTCGTGTGTCCGACCATCTAACGAACGGGCCTGATACGTGATATAATTGTACGGGGCGGTCATGGCCTCCAGGTCGTCCATCAGCATCGGAGCAGTGAAGATCAAATCCAGTTCGACAGGGCCGCATTCGAACGTATAGTACGTCTGTGTCGGCATGACGGTGGTCGCCGTCTGGACCGCTTTATTGTCAAACGTGTCTCCCCGTTTTACCTTCTTCATGATTCCCATGTCCACGTATGCACCTCCTCCGTTGTTGCGGCAGTGGGCAGCCAGGATGTTCCCCGTCGGTTTGAGCGTGTTGGCCACTTCCTGCGGGATTTCCTTCAGCAGGTCGTAATCCAACCCGTTGCCGGTTACGGCCACCTGCTTACCGTTGATGTACAACTCGATGTTGTCGTCGTGCGAATATTGCAGGAACAGATCTTCCTTATCCGTCCCCTCAGGCCAGTCGAACGAGCGGCGTACCCAGATGTCGCCGTCTTGCCAGGGAGTGGAGCGATACGGATTATCGTCTGTCCCGAATGCCGCCTTGCCTGTTTTCCAGCCTTTTGTCTCGTAATCGACGGCGGTCCATTCTCCCTCCGGCAGCTCGAATGTGTAGGTCGCCTCCCATAAGCCGGAAACCGCCGTACCGATAACCGGCGTCACCTCTACTTTATCCGCTCCCATGAACCGGTATGAAACGCCGTCTACACGCAGGCTTCCCAACAGAGGGAAGTTACGGCCGGTCCAGTGGCGCACGCTTTCTTCGTTCAGGTGGTCGGCAAACGACCAGGCGCTGGTGTACGGGTCGATCGTTACCAGCGGTGTTGCCGGCGCCCGTAATTCGTTTTTGGCAGCAGGGGCATATACTTCGTTTGCGATACGCGTGTTCGACGAACAAGCACTCAGCAAAGCGACCGTACAAGCCGATAGCAGCATGATTTGTCTTTTCATTTTGTCTTTACCTTAAATTATTGATGATTTTAAATAATCTTCCCCTTTTTCGGTTGCCCGAAATTAAAAATAAAAAGCGATAGTCGGAAGCAACAAAGTTCTGCTACCGGCATATTGCAAGATTATT from Parabacteroides merdae ATCC 43184 includes the following:
- a CDS encoding glutaminase domain-containing protein, which gives rise to MKRQIMLLSACTVALLSACSSNTRIANEVYAPAAKNELRAPATPLVTIDPYTSAWSFADHLNEESVRHWTGRNFPLLGSLRVDGVSYRFMGADKVEVTPVIGTAVSGLWEATYTFELPEGEWTAVDYETKGWKTGKAAFGTDDNPYRSTPWQDGDIWVRRSFDWPEGTDKEDLFLQYSHDDNIELYINGKQVAVTGNGLDYDLLKEIPQEVANTLKPTGNILAAHCRNNGGGAYVDMGIMKKVKRGDTFDNKAVQTATTVMPTQTYYTFECGPVELDLIFTAPMLMDDLEAMTAPYNYITYQARSLDGRTHEVQLYLEATPQWAVNTTDQPVTFEKIEKDGYVYLKTGSVDQEVLGKKGDDLRIDWGYFYLSAVQSPDVTVAIDEYYAAKKAFMSDGKLSGKAENVSPDMEKQMTVLAYSDNLGKVNEKTVSGHLLIGYDDLYAIQYFNDNRMAYWKHNGQTDIFDAFAKGQKEYAGMMKRCADFDGRLMQETAAAGGQKYAELCALAYRQAISAHKLVTDKEGNLLFLSKENFSNGSIGTVDITYPSAPMFLCYNPELLKGMMNPIFYYSESGRWNKPFPSHDVGTYPQANGQTYGGDMPVEESGNMLILATAIAIIEGNADYAAKHWDVLTTWADYLKKEGLDPDNQLCTDDFAGHFAHNTNLSIKAIMGIAGYGKMAGMLGKKEIADSYLATAREMAGKWIAMAKDGDHYKLTFDKSGTWSQKYNLVWDRLLDLNIFPSEIAETETAYYKTRQNKYGLPLDNREDYTKSDWILWSACLTGNTADFETFMLPVWKYANETTSRVPLSDWHYTSDGTQRGFQARSVVGGYYMRLLEKRLKK